The DNA region TGGTGGGTGGACTGCAATGATTGCAAGGAGTTGGCCGAAAAATACCAGCGACCCCAATTGACCAAGCACTGCAAGGTTGAGCGGGCCAGAGCGTTGGCTGAGCGTTAGGGGATAATTTTTGCTTTCTTATATTCTGCGTCGTTTGTTTTTGATTATTCCCACACTTTTTGGAATTATCCTGATTAACTTTCTCATTGTTCAAGCAGCCCCTGGGGGGCCTGTTGAGCAAATGATTGCCAAAATCCAGGGAACAGCCGTAGATGCCACCGCAAGAATTGGCGGCGGAAGCGGTATTGATTTACAAGGCGGGCAAGGTCCTGTGGGTGAGGCAGCAAGCCAGGGCATGACAAGCAAATATCGAGGGGCTCGAGGACTGGACCCTGAATTTATTGCACAAATTGAAAAGATGTATGGATTTGATAAACCGGCACACGAACGTTTTTTCAAAATGCTTAAAAATTATTTAATGTTTGACTTCGGTACCAGCTATTTTAAAGAGCAGTCCGTGGTGTCATTGATCAAAAGCAGCCTACCGGTATCGATTTCCTTAGGGCTCTGGACAACTCTATTGATCTACTTCCTCTCGATTCCTCTAGGGATTCGCAAAGCGATCCGTGATGGCTCTGTTTTCGATATGTGGACCAGCACAGTGGTGATCATAGGCTATGCCATCCCTGGATTTTTGTTTGCCATTTTGTTGATCATCTTGTTTGCCGGTGGCAGCTATTGGACAATTTTTCCGCTGCGCGGCCTTATTTCAGATGGGTGGCAGAGTATGACCTGGCCAACTTTGATTGCTGACTATTTTTGGCACATTACCTTGCCAGTGATTTCGCTGGTGATTAGCGGTTTTGCTGGGTTAACACTACTGACCAAAAATTCTTTTTTGGAAGAAATTAACAAACAATATGTAATTACAGCCCGCGCCAAGGGATTGACGGAAAGAGCTACTCTCTATCTCCACGTGTTTCGCAATGCGATGCTCATTATTATCGGCGGTCTGCCAGCCGCGTTCGTGAATATCATATTTACCGGTGCTCTATTGGTCGAAGTCATTTTTTCCTTGGATGGACTGGGGCTTTTGGGGTTTACGGCAGCCGTGCACCGTGACTACCCATTGTTGTTTGGAACGCTTTATATTTTTACGCTGATCAATCTTGTCACGCATCTTTTAGGAGATCTTACATATATGTTGGTTGATCCGCGCATTGACTTTGCCAAGCGACAGGGGTGAGGTCACCATGAGTCCATTAACCAAAAGACGTTTGCAAAATTTTCGCGCCAATCGACGTGGCTACGTTTCTTTTTGGATTTTTCTCATTTTATTCACACTCACCTTGTGTGCGGAATTTCTCTCGAATGACAAACCATTACTGGTTTCTTATGACGGATCATGGTACGTACCTGTGCTGAAGATCTATCCTGAAACCACCTTTGGCGGCGAGTTTGAAACCGAAGCGCACTACCGCGATCCCTTTGTAAAAGATCTTATTGAGACCAAAGGTTGGATGGTGTGGCCACTGATTCCTTATAGCTACAACACGGTAAATTATGATTTACCAGTCCCAGCACCTGCGCCCCCTTCGGCTGAAAATTGGTTGGGTACGGATGATCAAGGGCGTGATGTGATGGCTCGGCTTATTTATGGATTTCGCATTTCAGTGTTGTTTGGTTTAACGCTCACTTTGTTTAGTTCCCTGGTTGGGATTTTAGCTGGGGCAGTACAGGGATATTTCGGCGGGATCGTCGATTTGGCGTTGCAGCGCTTTGTGGAAATCTGGTCAGGCCTGCCTGTGCTTTTCTTATTGATTATCTTGGGAAGCCTTGTTGAGCCGAATTTTTGGTGGTTATTAGGATTGATGCTGTTGTTTAGTTGGATGGCGCTGGTCAATCTTGTGCGCGCTGAATTTTTGCGAGCCCGCAATTTTGATTATGTCAAAGCCGCCCGTGCCCTTGGTGTGGCAACGCCAATCATAATGTACCGCCACGTCCTACCCAATGCCATGGTGGCAACATTGACGTATATGCCGTTTTTGTTGAATGGATCAATTACCACACTCACATCGCTTGATTTCTTAGGCTTTGGTTTACCACCTGGCTCAGCATCTTTAGGGGAAATGCTGGCTCAAGGGAAGAACAATGTGGAAAATGCCCCCTGGCTTGGTATCACCGCGTTTGTAACCGTGGCAGTTCTTTTAAGTTTGCTGATTTTCATCGGCGAAGCCGTACGTGATGCCTTTGATCCCCGTAAAGTGAGAGCAAGGTGAAAGCATGAGTCATCTGCTTGACGTCACCGATCTTTCTGTTGTTTTCGGTCAAGGTACAAAAGCAACCCAGGTGGTTAGCCGTATTGGCTTTAACATAGCACGCGGTGAAACAGTTGCCCTTGTTGGTGAAAGTGGCTCTGGCAAATCCGTTTCTGCTCTTGCAATTTTAAAGTTATTGCCATATCCACATGCCTCTCACCCCAGCGGTCATATTATTTTTAAAAGGCAAGACTTAATGAAGCTGTCTGAGCCAAATTTACGAAAATTACGTGGAAGTCGTATTGGGATGATATTCCAAGAACCGATGACATCGTTAAACCCCCTACACCGAGTTGAAAAACAGATTCGTGAATCATTGCAATTGCATAAAGGGCTGGATAGGACTCAAGCCCGGGATCGCATTCACGAGTTGTTGAAATTGGTTGGGTTTGGCGATACCAAGCGTATCATGACCTCCTATCCACATCAGTTATCAGGAGGTCAGCGCCAACGCGTGATGATTGCCATAGCACTTGCTGGAGAACCTGACCTACTGATTGCCGATGAACCAACAACAGCTTTGGATGTAACCACCCAGGCACAAATTCTTGGACTTTTGAACGATCTAAAACGACGTTTTAATATGGGATTACTGTTGATTACCCATGACCTCGAGATTGTGCAGCACATGGCTGATCGCACCTATGTGATGTCGCAAGGAGAGATTGTAGAATCAGGTGAAACAGCTGAAATTTTTGCCAAACCACAACATCCGTATACTCAACAACTGTTGGCGTGTGAACCCAGTGGCCATCCGCACCCAGTGGTTGCAAGTGCTGCCAATGTACTATCAATCAAAAAGTTAAGCGTTGGCTTTCCTATCCGTAAAGGTTTTCTGCAACGCACAGTTGCAACCTTTCAGGCTGTTGATAATGTATCATTAGACTTGCAGGCCGGGCAAACAATTGGCGTAGTGGGAGAAAGTGGTTCAGGTAAAACAACTTTGGCAATGGCAGTCTTGCGCTTGCAACAAGCTGAGGGACAAGTTATCTTGCATGGGCAACAAATTGATGGCTTGTCCAATCGAAAGGTTCGCCCGTTTCGCCGTGAAATGCAGGTTGTGTTTCAAGACCCGTTTAGTTCTCTCAGCCCTCGCATGTCAGCCCAAGAAATCATTGGTGAAGGACTGAAAGTTCACGGGCTTTCTAAAGGGTATACTGATTTTGATCAAAAAATCGTTGCGGTCATGCGCGAAGTCGGCCTTGCCCCAGATATACGATTTCGTTACCCACATGAGTTTTCAGGTGGCCAACGCCAGCGCATCGCTGTTGCCCGGGCTCTTGTTTTAAAACCAAAGTTGTTAATTTTGGATGAACCAACGTCTGCTCTTGATCGGGCTGTTCAAGGGGAAGTGATCGATTTGCTGCGCAATTTACAAAAAAAACATCGGCTAGCTTACCTCTTTATCAGTCATGATTTAAAAGTTGTGCGGGCTATGAGTCATAACATCCTCGTGATGCATCAAGGAAAAGTAGTAGAACAAGGCACAGCAGAGCAGATTTTTGAATCACCACAGCATGAATATACACAAAAATTGCTGAAAGCTGCGACTCAATTACGGTAGTCCAGCGACAATCTTTGCTTCACCGAGAACTGTTTTAAAATAAAGGTTGACCATCTTCCCCTTCCTCCACCAATGCTTCGGCAATCTGCACCGTATTTAGAGCTGCACCCTTGCGCAAGTTATCGGATGTAATCCATAACGCCAAACCATTTTCAACTGAATCATCCTTACGGATCCGACTAACAAATACATCATCTGTTCCTGCGCAATCCAAAGGAGTGGTTAGCTCACTTGAATCATTCACACAAATACCTGCGGCTTGCTGCAATGCATTCTGCGCCTTTGTAACTTCGATAGGTCTCGCAAACTCAATGTGAGCCGAAATGGCATGACCAACAAAAACGGGGACCCGCACACAGGTCGCTGTGATTTCGATTGTAGAATCGATTATTTTCTTGGTTTCTTGAATCACTTTAGTTTCTTCGCCCGTATAGCCACTGCCCTCGAGTTCATCAATCTGTGGAATAATATTAAAAGCAATCTGGTGTGACAAATAGTGGTGTTCGATGTCCTGATTCAAGAAAATGGCCTGAGTTTGCTCAAAAAGTTCCTCCATAACTTTTGACCCTGCACCTGATGTTGACTGATAAGTCGAAATCACAACCCTTTTAATAGGGACAACTTGGTGTAACGGAGCCAACGTCATGGCAAGTGGAATAGCAATGCAGTTGGGGCTTGCAACAATATTTTGGTTGCGCACCTGATGCAGAGCTTCTCTATTAACCTCAGGAACAACAAGTGGTATGTC from Pseudomonadota bacterium includes:
- a CDS encoding microcin C ABC transporter permease YejB, translated to MLSYILRRLFLIIPTLFGIILINFLIVQAAPGGPVEQMIAKIQGTAVDATARIGGGSGIDLQGGQGPVGEAASQGMTSKYRGARGLDPEFIAQIEKMYGFDKPAHERFFKMLKNYLMFDFGTSYFKEQSVVSLIKSSLPVSISLGLWTTLLIYFLSIPLGIRKAIRDGSVFDMWTSTVVIIGYAIPGFLFAILLIILFAGGSYWTIFPLRGLISDGWQSMTWPTLIADYFWHITLPVISLVISGFAGLTLLTKNSFLEEINKQYVITARAKGLTERATLYLHVFRNAMLIIIGGLPAAFVNIIFTGALLVEVIFSLDGLGLLGFTAAVHRDYPLLFGTLYIFTLINLVTHLLGDLTYMLVDPRIDFAKRQG
- a CDS encoding aspartate-semialdehyde dehydrogenase — its product is MQYTVAIVGATGNVGQEILSILHERKFPIKDLIPLASDRSDGQEIDYGDRDILVVKDLDTFDFDGVDIVLASVGAQTSLEFAPRATQAGCFVIDNSSAFRMHPDIPLVVPEVNREALHQVRNQNIVASPNCIAIPLAMTLAPLHQVVPIKRVVISTYQSTSGAGSKVMEELFEQTQAIFLNQDIEHHYLSHQIAFNIIPQIDELEGSGYTGEETKVIQETKKIIDSTIEITATCVRVPVFVGHAISAHIEFARPIEVTKAQNALQQAAGICVNDSSELTTPLDCAGTDDVFVSRIRKDDSVENGLALWITSDNLRKGAALNTVQIAEALVEEGEDGQPLF
- a CDS encoding ABC transporter ATP-binding protein, whose translation is MSHLLDVTDLSVVFGQGTKATQVVSRIGFNIARGETVALVGESGSGKSVSALAILKLLPYPHASHPSGHIIFKRQDLMKLSEPNLRKLRGSRIGMIFQEPMTSLNPLHRVEKQIRESLQLHKGLDRTQARDRIHELLKLVGFGDTKRIMTSYPHQLSGGQRQRVMIAIALAGEPDLLIADEPTTALDVTTQAQILGLLNDLKRRFNMGLLLITHDLEIVQHMADRTYVMSQGEIVESGETAEIFAKPQHPYTQQLLACEPSGHPHPVVASAANVLSIKKLSVGFPIRKGFLQRTVATFQAVDNVSLDLQAGQTIGVVGESGSGKTTLAMAVLRLQQAEGQVILHGQQIDGLSNRKVRPFRREMQVVFQDPFSSLSPRMSAQEIIGEGLKVHGLSKGYTDFDQKIVAVMREVGLAPDIRFRYPHEFSGGQRQRIAVARALVLKPKLLILDEPTSALDRAVQGEVIDLLRNLQKKHRLAYLFISHDLKVVRAMSHNILVMHQGKVVEQGTAEQIFESPQHEYTQKLLKAATQLR
- a CDS encoding ABC transporter permease, whose protein sequence is MSPLTKRRLQNFRANRRGYVSFWIFLILFTLTLCAEFLSNDKPLLVSYDGSWYVPVLKIYPETTFGGEFETEAHYRDPFVKDLIETKGWMVWPLIPYSYNTVNYDLPVPAPAPPSAENWLGTDDQGRDVMARLIYGFRISVLFGLTLTLFSSLVGILAGAVQGYFGGIVDLALQRFVEIWSGLPVLFLLIILGSLVEPNFWWLLGLMLLFSWMALVNLVRAEFLRARNFDYVKAARALGVATPIIMYRHVLPNAMVATLTYMPFLLNGSITTLTSLDFLGFGLPPGSASLGEMLAQGKNNVENAPWLGITAFVTVAVLLSLLIFIGEAVRDAFDPRKVRAR